A single Thermoanaerobacterium sp. RBIITD DNA region contains:
- a CDS encoding glycosyl hydrolase — translation MDINYKIKPFWFWNGNMKDKQIVSQIKEMNEKGIGGFFIHPRQGLNIPYLSDEWFKKVSIAVETAKRYNMEVWLYDEYPYPSGIAAGEVIARNPEYQAFILDYKTKEISFGEEVNIELPLSDILFAGAYQINDGLVNWNSFIDLSDRIGIIYKDHIYQESGLTYYNKKRYFTGNPIKVLRWKAPSGKWKLFVFYQYPLKEFKFFGTFIDPLNKDAIKLFIQLTHEKYKKFLGHEFGKTIKGIYTDETAPFGGKIPWSKKVASIFENKYGYNLIENLPKLISNGVFNNNITEIKYQFWDVVVDTFINSYDKQIFDWCHRNNLLYVGEKPILRSSQLQYMDIPGVDAGHQKAGDNPMIISENYRANPKIASSAAYFYKKERALCECFHSIGWSMTIQDMKWIYDWLIEQGINMFVPHAYYYSANGLKKHDAPPSEFLQMPWWQNQDVLSDYVLKLTQILSKFKRKVDILLLDPIQTQWISFTEKNIREKYAKDFCRLQEYLLKDHIDYYVVDQSLINDFYAYEGNICYKDEKYEIMIIPPISNIEKQAWEKIEDLILSGCKIIFVGCMPFQNINGMDITSKINTLFNIDALGIAYKYLDSQNLTTIKLNYECYFVGSIEDISNIIHKIYKNYIEILAEKDECKILSTLYEDSSKKLLFIVNPTAYEEKCILKLNKKIINFKEFNIKSILDMEDINLHLVNNGKEEISFNIKFLPYQSYLLMIEAISNEEQSKRDNLFEQRINVDSIWKIDLDRLNPFRIDDWKLKVQSIDESNIVFETKNFIHAKPIIDQIEESRIPVLIKTKSSFGCAKELLLSPLHIIYESSFISNIKDNELWLVIEEESIKGDWYIELNGHKITPDEFQVMKFYIENNLACEISRYVNIGENVIKVNICTDEPYDGLLTPIYIFGKIGVYKIENKWLISQSSSEGFFNRNVENGIPFFAGTIAYKKEINISDLPNGINFIRFYLTENVNDAISMYINDHFIGTRCWQPYFWDVPSELIKGNKIVLRLDVKTSLLALFEGECIDPKTHKILSVIKGL, via the coding sequence ATGGATATAAATTATAAGATCAAACCGTTTTGGTTTTGGAATGGCAATATGAAAGATAAACAAATTGTATCACAAATAAAAGAAATGAATGAGAAAGGCATTGGAGGTTTTTTTATTCATCCACGACAAGGATTGAATATTCCATATTTGTCAGATGAATGGTTTAAAAAAGTTTCGATTGCAGTTGAAACTGCTAAAAGATATAATATGGAGGTTTGGTTATACGACGAATATCCGTATCCAAGCGGTATAGCTGCTGGAGAAGTTATTGCCCGGAATCCTGAATATCAAGCGTTTATATTAGATTATAAGACTAAAGAAATATCTTTTGGTGAAGAAGTTAATATTGAACTTCCGTTATCAGATATTTTATTTGCAGGTGCGTATCAAATAAATGATGGCTTAGTAAATTGGAATTCTTTTATAGATTTAAGTGATCGTATTGGTATAATTTATAAAGACCACATTTATCAAGAAAGTGGACTTACGTATTATAATAAGAAAAGATATTTTACGGGCAACCCCATTAAAGTACTTAGATGGAAAGCACCATCTGGAAAGTGGAAATTATTTGTTTTTTACCAGTATCCACTTAAAGAATTTAAATTTTTTGGGACATTTATTGATCCATTGAATAAAGATGCTATAAAATTATTTATTCAATTGACTCATGAAAAATATAAAAAATTTCTTGGTCACGAGTTTGGCAAAACAATTAAAGGAATTTATACAGATGAAACTGCTCCGTTTGGAGGTAAAATACCGTGGTCCAAAAAAGTTGCGTCAATTTTTGAAAATAAATATGGGTACAATTTAATTGAAAATCTTCCCAAATTAATATCAAATGGTGTTTTTAATAATAATATAACAGAGATCAAATATCAATTTTGGGATGTTGTGGTAGATACATTTATTAATAGTTATGATAAGCAAATATTTGATTGGTGTCATAGAAATAATTTATTATATGTTGGCGAAAAGCCAATTTTAAGAAGTTCTCAATTACAATATATGGATATTCCTGGCGTTGATGCTGGGCATCAAAAAGCAGGCGATAATCCTATGATAATATCTGAAAATTATCGTGCAAATCCTAAGATTGCTTCTTCTGCTGCATATTTTTATAAAAAAGAAAGAGCATTGTGTGAATGCTTCCATAGTATTGGTTGGAGTATGACGATACAGGACATGAAATGGATCTATGATTGGCTTATAGAACAAGGAATAAATATGTTTGTTCCTCATGCTTACTATTACTCGGCAAATGGTCTAAAAAAACATGATGCACCACCTTCTGAATTTTTACAAATGCCTTGGTGGCAGAATCAAGATGTTCTTTCTGATTATGTTTTAAAACTGACGCAAATATTAAGTAAATTTAAAAGAAAAGTTGATATATTATTGCTTGATCCCATTCAAACACAGTGGATTTCTTTTACTGAAAAAAACATAAGAGAAAAGTATGCAAAAGATTTCTGTAGACTTCAAGAATATTTGTTAAAAGATCATATTGATTATTATGTAGTTGATCAATCTTTAATAAATGATTTTTATGCGTATGAAGGTAATATATGTTATAAAGATGAGAAGTATGAAATTATGATAATACCGCCAATTTCAAATATTGAAAAGCAAGCGTGGGAAAAGATAGAAGATTTAATTTTGAGCGGTTGTAAAATAATTTTTGTTGGTTGTATGCCGTTTCAAAATATTAATGGAATGGATATTACAAGTAAAATAAATACCCTCTTTAATATAGATGCATTGGGAATTGCTTATAAGTATCTAGATTCCCAAAATTTAACTACAATTAAGTTAAATTATGAATGTTATTTTGTAGGAAGTATAGAAGATATTTCAAACATAATTCATAAAATTTATAAAAATTATATTGAAATATTAGCGGAAAAAGATGAGTGTAAAATTTTAAGTACATTATACGAAGACAGTTCAAAAAAGTTATTATTTATAGTAAATCCTACAGCATATGAAGAAAAATGTATATTAAAACTTAATAAAAAGATAATTAATTTTAAAGAATTTAACATTAAGTCAATATTAGATATGGAGGATATAAACTTACATCTTGTTAATAATGGGAAAGAGGAAATAAGTTTTAATATTAAATTTTTGCCATATCAATCATATCTTTTGATGATAGAGGCAATAAGCAATGAAGAACAAAGTAAAAGAGATAATTTATTTGAGCAAAGAATAAATGTCGACTCTATATGGAAGATAGATTTAGATAGATTGAATCCATTTAGGATAGATGACTGGAAGTTAAAAGTGCAATCCATTGATGAATCAAACATTGTATTTGAAACAAAGAATTTCATACATGCTAAGCCGATAATAGATCAAATAGAAGAATCAAGAATTCCAGTATTAATAAAGACAAAAAGTTCATTTGGATGCGCTAAGGAATTACTGCTTTCACCGCTGCACATAATTTATGAGTCTTCATTTATTTCAAACATAAAAGATAATGAACTTTGGCTTGTCATAGAAGAAGAAAGTATAAAAGGGGATTGGTATATAGAGCTCAATGGTCATAAAATTACACCGGATGAATTCCAAGTTATGAAATTTTATATAGAGAATAATTTAGCATGTGAAATAAGCAGATATGTAAATATTGGAGAAAATGTTATTAAAGTTAATATATGTACTGACGAACCTTATGATGGACTTTTAACTCCAATTTATATCTTTGGAAAGATTGGTGTATATAAAATAGAAAATAAATGGCTTATTTCTCAATCTTCGAGCGAAGGATTTTTCAATAGAAATGTTGAAAATGGTATACCATTTTTTGCTGGAACAATAGCGTACAAAAAAGAGATAAATATTTCAGATTTACCAAATGGTATAAATTTTATACGTTTTTATTTAACTGAAAATGTAAATGATGCTATTAGTATGTATATAAATGACCATTTTATAGGGACAAGATGTTGGCAGCCTTATTTTTGGGATGTACCATCTGAATTGATAAAAGGGAATAAAATAGTATTAAGGCTTGATGTAAAGACTTCACTATTAGCTTTATTTGAAGGCGAATGTATAGATCCGAAAACACATAAGATATTGTCGGTTATTAAAGGCTTATAA
- a CDS encoding GDSL-type esterase/lipase family protein: MFIREKIMQKNRNCHQYPSPTIVFLGDSITHGCFELYEGKDKNIEVNFDFEAVYHSQFRKMINNFFPYASLNIINSGISGDTAQNGWLRLERDVLKFNPDLVVICYGLNDSNRGKEGLDEYIGSLFNIFSVLKKNKIEVIFMTPNMKNTYISPMLIGDKIIEMAKFNMESQMSGIFDLYIENAKGLCEKENIVICDGYDKWKKLYGMGVDTTRLLSNLINHPTREMHKLFAWLLFEMIML, encoded by the coding sequence GTGTTTATAAGAGAAAAGATAATGCAAAAAAATAGAAATTGTCATCAATATCCTTCGCCTACAATAGTTTTTCTGGGTGATAGTATAACACATGGATGTTTTGAATTATATGAGGGCAAGGATAAAAACATTGAAGTAAATTTTGATTTTGAAGCAGTCTATCATTCTCAATTTAGAAAAATGATAAATAATTTTTTCCCTTATGCATCACTAAACATTATCAATTCAGGAATTAGCGGAGATACAGCGCAAAATGGCTGGTTAAGACTTGAACGAGATGTCTTAAAATTTAATCCTGATTTAGTTGTTATATGCTATGGGTTAAATGATAGTAATAGAGGAAAAGAAGGATTAGATGAATATATAGGGTCATTGTTTAATATATTTAGTGTTCTTAAGAAAAACAAAATTGAAGTTATTTTTATGACACCAAATATGAAAAATACATACATATCACCTATGCTAATAGGAGATAAAATTATTGAAATGGCAAAATTTAATATGGAGAGCCAAATGAGTGGTATATTTGATTTATACATTGAAAATGCAAAAGGTTTGTGTGAAAAGGAAAATATAGTTATTTGTGATGGTTATGATAAATGGAAAAAATTATATGGAATGGGTGTTGACACTACACGTTTACTGTCAAATTTAATCAATCATCCAACTCGTGAAATGCATAAATTATTTGCGTGGTTACTTTTTGAAATGATAATGCTTTAA